The following are encoded in a window of Cryobacterium sp. CG_9.6 genomic DNA:
- a CDS encoding RNA polymerase sigma factor, which translates to MATPVKTELTTEVTTTSAAAASAAAESAPAKAAKPKTATAKTAAAKTAAAKTAAAKLAAAAAPAAPAAAAEKAPPRKRAAAVKKTTAKDEDTSDEVPTDDDDSDDEKRTAPTEPLPKGALVLSLVDDEDEVPVYSSAITGATADPVKDYLKQIGKVALLNAAEEVELAMRIEAGLFAEDKMAEMTDAEKKTALGRELQWVAKDGARAKSHLLGANLRLVVSLAKRYTGRGMQFLDLIQEGNLGLIRAVEKFDYTKGFKFSTYATWWIRQAITRAMADQARTIRIPVHMVEVINKLARVQRQMLQDLGREPTPEELSRELDMTPEKVVEVQKYGREPISLHTPLGEDGDSEFGDLIEDTEAVVPADAVGFTMLQKQLESLLDSLSEREAGVIRMRFGLGDGMPKTLDQIGDTFGVTRERIRQIESKTMAKLRHPSRSQSLRDYLE; encoded by the coding sequence ATGGCAACCCCCGTAAAAACTGAGCTGACCACCGAGGTCACAACAACCAGTGCGGCTGCGGCTTCCGCCGCTGCGGAGAGTGCGCCAGCAAAGGCCGCCAAGCCCAAGACCGCTACAGCGAAGACCGCGGCTGCCAAGACTGCCGCCGCGAAGACTGCCGCCGCTAAGCTGGCCGCAGCAGCCGCTCCGGCTGCCCCCGCTGCAGCTGCTGAAAAGGCGCCGCCGCGTAAGCGCGCCGCCGCGGTGAAGAAGACCACGGCCAAAGACGAAGACACCTCCGACGAGGTCCCCACCGATGACGATGACTCGGACGACGAGAAGCGCACCGCTCCCACCGAGCCGCTTCCCAAGGGAGCCCTCGTCTTGTCTCTCGTCGATGACGAAGACGAAGTTCCGGTTTATTCCAGCGCCATCACCGGCGCAACGGCAGACCCGGTCAAGGACTACCTGAAGCAGATCGGTAAGGTTGCCCTGCTCAATGCGGCCGAAGAGGTCGAGCTCGCGATGCGCATCGAAGCTGGGCTGTTCGCCGAGGACAAGATGGCGGAAATGACCGACGCCGAAAAGAAGACGGCCCTCGGCCGCGAACTTCAGTGGGTTGCCAAAGATGGCGCCCGCGCTAAGAGTCACCTGCTCGGCGCTAACCTCCGCCTGGTTGTGTCACTCGCCAAGCGCTACACGGGTCGTGGAATGCAGTTCCTTGACCTTATCCAAGAGGGCAACCTGGGTCTGATCCGTGCCGTCGAGAAGTTCGACTACACCAAGGGATTCAAATTCTCCACGTACGCAACGTGGTGGATTCGTCAGGCGATCACCCGTGCCATGGCGGACCAGGCTCGCACGATTCGTATCCCGGTTCACATGGTTGAGGTCATCAACAAGCTCGCTCGGGTGCAGCGTCAGATGCTGCAGGATCTGGGTCGCGAACCCACACCGGAAGAGCTCAGCCGTGAGCTCGACATGACGCCCGAAAAAGTCGTCGAGGTGCAGAAGTACGGTCGCGAGCCCATTTCGCTTCACACCCCGCTGGGTGAAGATGGTGACAGCGAGTTCGGTGACCTCATTGAGGACACCGAAGCCGTTGTACCGGCCGACGCCGTCGGGTTCACCATGCTGCAAAAGCAGCTGGAAAGTTTGCTCGATTCCCTGTCTGAGCGCGAAGCCGGAGTGATCCGTATGCGCTTCGGACTCGGTGACGGTATGCCCAAGACTCTCGACCAGATAGGTGACACGTTTGGTGTGACGCGTGAGCGCATTCGTCAGATTGAGTCGAAGACGATGGCGAAATTGCGTCACCCCTCGCGGTCGCAGTCACTACGCGACTACCTCGAGTAG
- a CDS encoding MFS transporter: MNSRRSWLVFYIGSFAYLSAVLQRTSLGIAGVSASERFGGSAAVLSSLAVVQLIVYASAQIPVGVMVDRFGPRALMVGGTALMVIGQLTLAFAPSITIAVIGRILVGAGDAAIFISMIRLISSWFQGRIVPILSQWMGNIGQLGQVLSAIPLAWLLHVWGWTPAFVSAASVALIALIVLLLFVRDRPAGASEHSRANTWSEAVTQLRESFTRPGTQLGFWSHYVTQSSGTVFTLLWGFPFMVYGLGYDPARAAAMLTILVGAGLVFGPVLGVLTARYPLRRSNIVLAIVCAIGVAWAVVLLWPGTPPVGVIVTLLIVLGIGGPGSLIGFDFARTFNPQRSLGSANGVVNVGGFTASFTIMFVMGLLLDLQDGWRTAGGAPSDLYSLSSFKVAFAVQYLIVGLGVIFLLRARSRTREQLSRDEGIDVAPVWVAVSRAWKKRNGTA; the protein is encoded by the coding sequence GTGAACTCCCGTCGATCCTGGTTAGTCTTCTACATCGGGTCGTTCGCGTACCTGTCTGCGGTTTTGCAACGCACATCGCTCGGTATCGCCGGAGTCTCAGCGTCCGAACGTTTCGGCGGATCTGCCGCGGTGCTGTCGAGTCTGGCTGTCGTTCAGCTCATCGTCTATGCATCGGCGCAGATTCCCGTGGGAGTGATGGTGGACCGATTTGGGCCGCGAGCGCTCATGGTGGGTGGAACGGCGCTCATGGTTATTGGCCAGCTCACCCTCGCGTTTGCTCCGAGCATCACCATTGCTGTGATCGGCCGCATTCTTGTGGGCGCGGGGGACGCCGCCATTTTCATCTCCATGATCCGTCTGATCAGCTCGTGGTTCCAGGGTCGCATCGTTCCGATCCTGTCTCAGTGGATGGGAAACATCGGCCAGTTGGGGCAGGTGCTGTCGGCAATTCCCCTGGCGTGGCTCCTGCATGTGTGGGGGTGGACACCGGCTTTTGTCTCGGCAGCGTCGGTTGCCCTGATCGCACTGATCGTGCTGCTCCTCTTCGTGAGAGATCGCCCCGCAGGCGCGTCGGAGCACAGCAGGGCGAACACCTGGTCCGAAGCGGTGACGCAATTGAGAGAGAGTTTTACCCGTCCTGGGACGCAGCTCGGCTTTTGGTCTCACTACGTGACCCAATCATCAGGAACGGTGTTCACCCTGCTGTGGGGTTTTCCGTTCATGGTTTACGGGTTGGGCTACGATCCCGCGCGGGCGGCGGCCATGCTCACGATCCTGGTGGGAGCGGGTCTTGTTTTTGGCCCTGTTCTCGGTGTCTTGACCGCCCGCTATCCCCTTCGGCGCAGCAATATTGTGCTTGCCATTGTGTGTGCCATTGGTGTGGCGTGGGCCGTTGTGCTCCTGTGGCCGGGAACCCCGCCCGTCGGTGTGATTGTGACACTGCTGATTGTGCTCGGTATCGGTGGCCCCGGCTCCCTCATCGGCTTCGATTTTGCGCGCACGTTCAACCCTCAGCGCAGCCTGGGTTCGGCAAATGGTGTGGTGAACGTCGGTGGGTTCACTGCGAGCTTCACGATCATGTTTGTGATGGGGCTGCTTCTGGATCTCCAGGATGGTTGGCGCACGGCCGGGGGAGCACCGAGCGACCTGTATTCCCTCAGTTCCTTCAAGGTTGCTTTTGCCGTTCAGTACCTGATTGTGGGACTCGGAGTGATTTTTCTTCTTCGAGCTCGCTCCCGCACACGAGAGCAACTCTCGCGTGATGAGGGAATAGACGTGGCCCCGGTGTGGGTTGCAGTCTCCAGAGCATGGAAAAAGCGGAATGGGACAGCGTAG
- a CDS encoding PAC2 family protein, which produces MRDPLELYKLTADAENVPDGLNLVAGLTGFADAGGAVSQFTEYLLGTLEHTVIAEFDPDELLDYRARRPIIYFDKDHLTDYQPPSLRLYLAHDEIGQPFLFLGGFEPDFRWEHFTAAIMQLVRRFTVASTTWVHAIPMPVPHTRRIGVTVSGNRSDLIGSMSVWRPHTQVAANVLHLVEFRLQEMGASTVGYVLLIPHYLSDTEFPSAALSALESTSASTGLIFPTDRLREANREFIARIDDQVRENPELAKLVGTLEQRYDAYMEDSPLRSPLTDEDGELPTADEIAAELENFLMIRRTRDDGPLS; this is translated from the coding sequence CTGTACAAGCTGACCGCGGATGCTGAGAACGTGCCCGACGGTTTGAATTTGGTTGCGGGCCTGACCGGCTTCGCCGATGCCGGCGGAGCAGTGTCGCAATTTACCGAGTACCTGCTGGGTACTTTGGAGCACACCGTGATCGCCGAATTCGACCCCGATGAGCTTCTCGACTATCGCGCTCGTCGGCCGATCATTTACTTCGATAAAGACCATCTCACCGACTACCAGCCGCCGTCGTTGCGCCTGTACTTGGCTCACGACGAAATTGGGCAGCCGTTCCTCTTTCTCGGCGGCTTCGAACCGGACTTTCGCTGGGAACACTTCACCGCTGCCATCATGCAGCTCGTACGCCGCTTCACCGTGGCTTCAACAACGTGGGTGCACGCCATTCCGATGCCCGTACCGCACACGCGGCGTATTGGTGTGACCGTGAGTGGAAATCGTTCTGATCTCATTGGCAGCATGTCGGTCTGGAGACCTCACACTCAGGTCGCAGCAAACGTGCTGCATCTGGTTGAGTTCAGGCTTCAGGAAATGGGCGCGTCAACGGTCGGCTACGTGCTCCTGATTCCCCATTACCTCTCCGACACGGAATTCCCATCGGCCGCTCTCTCGGCTCTGGAGAGCACGAGCGCATCGACGGGACTGATTTTTCCGACCGATCGGTTGCGGGAAGCCAATCGCGAGTTCATTGCGCGGATCGATGACCAGGTGCGTGAGAATCCCGAACTGGCAAAGCTGGTGGGCACCTTGGAACAGCGTTACGACGCGTATATGGAGGACAGCCCCCTCCGGTCTCCACTGACCGACGAAGACGGTGAGTTGCCGACAGCCGACGAGATTGCCGCTGAGCTGGAGAACTTCCTGATGATTCGGCGCACCCGGGACGACGGCCCACTGAGTTGA